DNA from Candidatus Deferrimicrobium sp.:
TCCGGCTCCCGCGCGCCTTCGCGTACACGGGCGGCATCGACGAGGGGTATCCGAAGTAGGTGTTGAACGCTTCCTTCCCAACGTAGCTTCCCTTGATCTTCCACCGGCCGTCGTTGACCACGAGGGCCGCCAGCGCAAGCCGCGGCGACCCGACGGGCGCGACCCCGGCGAACCATTCGAAGTGGACGTTCGGCGTCCATCCGGAGAGCGACCCGGTCTTCCCGGCGACGTCCATGTCGGACAGGAGCGGGGTCCGCTCGGGGTTCCCGAACGTCCGGTGCGACGTCCCCATCTCGACCGTCTTCACCATCATCCGGACGACGGCGTTGGCCGTCTCGGGCAGAACCGTGTCCCGCCATTTCATCGGGGAAGACTCGTACAACGGCGTCCCGTCGCGGTCCTCGATCCGGTCGATCAGGACAGGGCGGGGCATGGCGCCGCCCGAGGCGATCGCGGACATGATCATCGCCATGTGGAGCGGGGAGACGTACACCTCGCCGAACCCCGCGCCGGTGCGGGCGAGCTCGTATTCATCCCTCGGAACCTCTCCGCGGCTCGGCTCCACCGGGAGGTCGAAGGGGATCGCCTGGCCGAATCCGAACTTGGTCAGGTACTCCTCGAGCACAGGCCCGCCGACGTGGTTGACCGCCACCTTTCCGAACACGGCGTTGGCGGAGCGGGCGATCGCCTCCTCAAGGGTCATGCTCGGGGTTCTCTTCCCGTCCTTGGCGTGGAGCCCGCTGCGCGAAATGCCGTAGATCCCGCCGCGATAGCTGATCTCGTCCTGGGGGGAAACCTTCCCCCGCTCGATGGCGGCGGAAGCGGTGATCACCTTGATCAGGGAGGCGGCCGGGTAGATCGCCTTCAACGGCAGCCACGGGTCGGACTCGCCGCCCCGGCGGTACCCGACGAGGGCGACCACGCGGCCGGTGTCCGGCTCCATCGCGGCGAACACGCCGTACAGGGGGTTGAACCGCCGGAACAGTTCGAAGATCTGCGTCTGGAGCTCCTCGTTCAGGGAGAGCGTCACCCGGTTCCCGTTCGGAAGAAGGCCCTCCGGCCGCCCGGCCTGCAGGAGAGTATGGAGATCCGAGGGGGAGAACCCGTGATCGAACGCGCCTCCGCCGGCCTCTGGCGCGGAACGCGTGGGCCGGGATAGCTGGTAGCGGTTCGCGGCCAGGACCGCGGTCGCCAGCGCCCAACCGGCGAGCAGGACGATCCCCGCCGCCAAGATCCTGCGAAGCCCCTTCTTGTGCGGGCACCGTGTCATGCTTTCCTCGCCAGGCATACCAGCGCCTCGGATCCGGGGTTAAATTCGGAACGCGCGAAATCCCCGTAGAAACGGATATCGCCGAACCCCGCGTTCGCCAGCATTTCCCAGAGATCGTCGGGGTAGACCGGATACAGCGGAATCTCGTTCCGCACGATCTGCGGCCCGTCCGGGCCGGCAAGCCGGAGGGAGGTCCGGAAGACCACCCGGCGGTCGCCCTCCCATTCGTACTTTCGCCGGAATTCGATCGACCCTTCGGACGCCCGGATCATCGGCAGCTCGGTCACCCTCTCGCGCAGGAGCCGCTCGTAGTTCAGGATCTGGAGCAGGAGTGTGCCGGAACGGGAAAGCGCCCCCGATGCGTCCGCGAGAAACCGGGACTCCTCGTCCTGCGGAACGTGGACCAGCGAGTTGCCGAGGCACATCAGGAGATCGGAGGGGGAGGTGACAAGACGCGCCAGATCCGAAAAGGAACCCGTCTCGATCCGGGTTTTCGGGTACGCGGCGAGCTTGCGCCGCGCGATGGCGACCAGCGACGGGTCGGGATCGAATCCGAAACAGGAAAGTCCGGCGACGGCGAACGGCTGGAGCTGCGATCCGGTCCCGCACCCGCAGTCGACGACGGTGCGCGCCCCCCCGTCATCCATCAGGGTGTCGAAGAGAGCACGCTGTTCCGGAGACACCGGGAACAGGTCATCGTAGACCAGGCTGATATCCGAATAGAACGCCAACCGCCCTCCTCGGGGGCATTGTAGCAGGAACCATCCTGCATGAAAAAATAAAAAAACATCCCCGCTCCTCCAGCCATCTTTTACGAGTCTCTTATCGGCAAATCCCCGACATATCTTTAGATACGCCCGCGGTTGCGGATATTGAAACGATGTCATCCGCCGATGATCGATTTCCCGAACCGCGGGTCCGTCTCCGTCGCGCTTCCGCCCGCCTTTTCGCCGCCGGGGAATCCGCCGCCGACCGGGGCGACCACCACCGGCTGCGCCACGTCGAGTCGGTTATCGAAGGGGGACGTATCCTCCCAGACGAAGGCCTGCGCCCCGATCTTGTACTCGCCGGGGGCGACCCCGCGGGTGTCCCAGACGAACGACAACCGGTACAATCGCTGCCCGGGGGACATCCCCCAGGTGAAGAGCTGCCGCGCCACCACCTTCCCGTTGACCAGCAGCTCTGCGTTCGTGGCCTGCATCCCCTCGGCCTTGTTCTCGATCACCACGTCGACGTGGATCACGTCCCCCGCGTGTGCGCGCACCGGGGCGACCTTCACCTGCCGGACCGCCAGGTCGATATTCGCTTGTCCACCGCCTCCCCCACCCTGACCCGCCAGAAGAACGGTATCCGATGTCCCCGCGGATACCGCTCCCCAGGGGAGGACGACCGTCGCCAGAACCCACATCGCAAGTCCCAACCCCCGTATCGCTCCCCGCATCGCCGTATCCCCCAAGACAACATATTTCCCATTGCCCGTTCCCTTTGGATGCCTGAACCGGCGAAAACGTTGTAGCCCCGAAATTGCGAATACCACGCATATACAATATATTCCATACGCAAGGCTCGTGAAAGGAAACCGATCTGATGCAGCGTCTCGCCGCCGCGGCCCTGTTCATCGCTCTCACGCTCGCGTTCCTCCCTTCCGCCGGGGCGGCGGAGCCGTTGCGGGTCCTGGCCTCCTTCCTGCCGATGGAGATCTTCACCCGGAACGTCGTCGGAGACACGCCGGGAGTCACCGTCGAGATGATGCTCCCGGCCTCGCTGGGCTGCCCCCACGACTACGCCCTCACCCCCGGCGACATGAAGAAGATCGCCTCCGCCGATCTTTTCATCGCGAACGGGCTCGGCATGGAGGAGTTCCTCGGAGAGCCGGTCCGGCGGGCGAACCCGAAGATCCGGATCGTGGAATCCGCCCGCACCGTCCTGCCCCTCCGTGGCGAACACGATCACGGGGACGTCAACCCGCACACGTGGGTGAGCCCCCGGAACGCGATCCTCCAGGTGCGGGAGATCGAGAAGGCGCTCTCCGCCGCGAGGCCGGGCGGCGCGGCCTCTTTCCGGCGGAACGCCGACGCGTATGTTTCCCGCCTGTCGGCGCTGGCTGCGGAACTCGATGCGGCGGCGAAGACGTTCCGTCGCAGGAACATCGTCACCTTCCACAACGTCTTCGACTACCTCGCGAGGGACCTCGGCCTGACCGTGGTCGGAGAGATCGAGACGGCACCAGGGCAGGAGCCGTCGGCGGGAGAGATCCGGAATCTGTCGCGCACGATCCGGGAGAGGAAGGTCCCGGCGGTCTTCTCCGAGCCCCAATACTCCCCCAAGATCGCCGAGGCGCTGGCGAGGGAGGCGGGGGTCCCCGTGAGGATGCTGGACCCCGTCGCCACCGGTTCCCCGGGCCGAACGGCGTACGAAGACGCGATGCGACGGAACCTTTCCACGCTCAAGGAGGCGCTGTCGGACCGATGACCGGGAGCGAACGACTCCACACGCTCGAGATCCGCAGCCTCACCGTCCGGAAGGGAGGAGTGGAGATCCTGTCGGGGATCGACGCCGACCTCCGGTGCGGGGAGGTCACCGCCCTCGTCGGCCCCAACGGCGCGGGAAAGACCACCCTGCTCCTCGCGATCCTGGGCCAGGTGCCGTACACGGGGGAGATCCGTTTCTGCCGCGCGGCGGAGCACGGCGACGGAGCCCCCCGCATCGGGTACGTGCCGCAGCGCTTCCCCCTGGACCCGGACGCGCCGATCACGGTGCTCGACTTCTTCGCGCTCTCCGCCCAGCGGCGCCCTGTCTTCCTCCGCGCCTCCCGCCGCACGCGGGAGGCCGCCCGGGAGAGCCTCGAGAGGGCCGGCGTCGCCCACCTGCTCCAAAGCCCCCTGGGGCGGCTCTCCGGCGGGGAACTTCAGCGGGTGCTGTTCGCCCTCGCGTTGCGGGACGCCCCCGATATCCTGCTGCTCGACGAGCCGGTCTCCGGCGTCGACGTCGCGGGAGAGGAGCTGTTCTGCGACTTCCTGTCCAAGGTCCAGCGCGACTCCCGCTTCAGCCTCCTGCTGGTCAGCCACGACCTGTCGGTGGTGACGCGGCACGCCGACCAGGTGATCTGCCTCAACCGCCGCCTCGTGTGCAGCGGCGCGACCACGGAGGTGCTCACCCCGGAGAACCTGGCCGCGATGTACGGGGCCGACGCCCACCTGTTCCGCCACGCCCACGCGGACGGGCACGGGCACCTGCACGACGACTGGGGGGAATAAGCCCCGATGGAAACGATCCTCCCCGGCGTGTACGCCCTGATGGACCGGCTGCTCCCGTTCGCGTTCGCGGAACCGGCGTTCATGAAGCGCGCGCTCCTCTCGCTGCTTCTCACGGCCCCCGCGGCGGCCGCGCTCGGTGTCCCGCTGGTCCAGCACCGGATGGCCTTCTTCTCCGACGCGATCGGCCACTCCGCCTTCACCGGCGTGGCACTCGGGATCCTCTTCGGCGTCTCCCCCTCCTGGGCGATGGTCGCGTTCGGCGTACTCGTCGCCGTCGCCATCACCCTGGTCAAGGGACGCACCGAGCTCTCGTCGGACACGGTCATCGGCGTCTTCTTCTCCACCGTCGTCGCCCTCGGAATCGCGATCATCAGCCGGGAGAAGGGTTTGACGCGGAACCTGCAGGCGTTCCTGTACGGCGACCCGCTCGCCGTCACCGACGCCGAGCTTCTGTGGATGGCCGCCCTCTTCCTGCTCGTTGCCGCGTACCTGTTCTTCCTCTACAACCAGATCCTGTTGCTGGGGATCCACGAGGGATTCGCCCGGACGAAGGGAGTCCGCGTGCCGGCCGTGGAGATCTCCTTCGCGCTGGTCGTCGCCCTCGTGGTGACCGCCGCGATCCACACCGTGGGGATCCTGCTGGTCACCGCCCTGCTCGTCATCCCCGCCGCCGCCGCCCGCAACGTCGCCCGGGGGGCCGCCTCTGCCCTCTGGGTCTCGGTGGGAATCGCCGCGCTTTCGGGAGGCGCAGGGATCGTCGCCTCTTGGTATCTCGATACGGCCACCGGCGCGACCGTCGTCCTTGTCGCCGCGGCCTGTTTCGCCGTCACCGCGCTGTACCGGGTCACCCGCCCGAGCGAATAAACGGCCGTCGATCTTTTCCGTTGCGCCTCTTCCCGGCGCCACTCTATAATGATTGTTAGCATTCTTTCTCTTTAATATCCCAATCGAATCGGAGGATGTATGGCAAAGCTGAAGGGGTCACGCACGGAGCACAACCTGATGGCCGCGTTCGCCGGCGAGTCGCAGGCGCGGAACCGGTACACCTTCTACGCGGGGATCGCTTCGAAGGAGGGACACGAGGGGATCGCCGCCAATTTCCTCGAGACGGCGGAGCACGAGAAGGTGCACGCAAAGAGGTATTTCGGGCTTCTCGAGGGACTGGACGTGGAGATCAAGGCGGGGTATCCGGGCAAAATCGGGAGCACCGCAGTGAATCTCGAGGCCGCCGCCGCCGGAGAGCACGAGGAGTGGGCGAACCTCTACCCGACGTTCGGGAAGATCGCCGAGGAGGAAGGGTTCGCCGCCCCCGCCGCGATGTTTCACCGTGTCGCCGAGGTCGAGGTGGAGCACGAGAAGAGGTACCTGCGGCTCCTCGGCCACGTGAAGAACGGGACACTGTACAAACGGGAGAAGCCGATACGCTGGAAGTGCGCGAAATGCGGCCGGATCCACGAGGGGACCGAGGCCCCGGAGCGGTGCGCCACCTGCGGCCATCCGCAGGGGTGGTTCATCCCCCTCGAGGCGAACTACTGATCCAAAGGATAAGGGCGGCAGCCCCTGACGGGCTGCCGCCCCCGATTTCCCCTCCGCCGCCGGCGGGATTTCCTGCCCTCGGCGACGTTTTTTGGGCCGGCTTACTGCGGGCCCGGGTTCTCGAAGCGGGCCTTCTCCTTCGCCATCGCCTCCCGGCCGGCGTCGTACGCAGACTTGATCACGGACCGCTCCTCGTCGATAAACTTCTCCACCTTCTGCTTCACGTCGCCGGTCCACTCCTCCGACTTCTTCTTGAGGTCCTCCGCCAGTCCGCCGATCCGCTCCCGGGCCTCGCGCCCGGAAACCGGTGCGTAGAGCAGGGCGAGCCCCGCTCCGACCAGCCCGCCTGCCAGGAACGCCATGAGGATCCCGCCGGAACCGTTACAGCACCTTTCGTCGCTCATTTCCCTACCTCCTTTCGAACGATCCGATCGAGAATGTGAGACGTCGCCGCCTTGAACCCCACGAGAACCGAGGCCGTGCTGATCAGGGCCGGGGCCAAGGCGTGTTCGAACACTTTCGAGATCACATCCACCGGTCCGCGGAGAGAGCGGATCCCCTCGGTGAAGTGCGTCACGTTGGAAACCACTTGCTCTACATCGGAAATGATCTCCCGGACGGCCGCGTTCGTCTTGCGCGCATCCTCGGCGGTCATCTCGAACTGCCGGAGCGACTCGTCGAGCCGCTGCGTGATCTGTTCCACGTTCCTTTTGATCGACAGGAGCACGACCGACATGACCGCCACGAAAACCACCACGGCGACCGCGAGGGCGATGTACAATATCGACTGCGCGTCCAAGGGCTACCTCCCGGGGCATCGATGGGATCGGGAACGCCAAGCCAGCTTTAAAATACCTTAAAGGGGCAGGAAACCGCAATCGCTCCGTCGCCAGGATACAATGGGAGTGGGAACCGGATCGCAAGCGCGCGTGTCAATCTAAGGGGGAAGGATTTGGAGAGTCCGGGAGGAAAAGGACAACCCGTTGATCTCCTCGTGGAAGCGTTCCGGAAGGGGAAGCCGGGAGCCTTCGAGGCGATCGTTCAGGCGCACCAGGATCGCGTCTATTCCTTCTGCGCCCGGATGCTCTCCGACCGGGAGGACGCCCTCGATGCGGCGCAGGAGGTGTTCCTCTCCGCCTGGCGAAACCTCTCGAGATTCCGGGGGGAGGCCGCCCTGTCGACGTGGCTGTTGCGGATCGCCGCGAACCGCTGCCTGAACCGGATCCGGCGCCGCAAATCCCTCTCGGAGCGCGAAGCTCCCTGGCCGGAGTCGCCCGGAGAAGAGGGGGAAGCCATCATCTTCCAGCCGGCGGGCGGCGAGGCCGACCTCCCGGACCGGCTCGCGGAGACCGGCGAGATGAGGGAGATCCTGACGGAAGCGCTGTCACAGCTCGACCCGGGCTCCCGGTGGATGGTGCTCCTCTCGGATGTGGAGGGGTTCTCGTACGAGGAAATCGCCGACCTCGCCGAGGTGCCGTTGGGAACCGTGAAGTCCCGGCTGCACCGCGCGCGGATGGCGATGCGGCGACTGCTGTCGCCGGTGGCGTGAAGAATGGACACGATGAATTGCACACTCGCCCGTAACCTGTTGTCCGAGTACCAGGACGGCGCCCTGGACGATGGCGCCGCGGCGGCGCTGGCCGCCCACCTCCGGGGATGCGGCGAATGCGCCGGCTGCGCCGACTCGCTCCTTGCGGTGCGGGAGGCGCTGCGGACCCTGCCTCCCGATCCCGCCCCCCCGGAACTGCTCGCGAGGACGCTTGCGGCGGTCGAGGCGGAGGACCGGGACGCCCATGCGAATTCCGCCGCGGGCGGGACGGACGCGACGAGGCCGTTTCTCTCCCGGTTCCGGATCCCCCTCGAGGCGGCCGCGGCCGTCCTGCTGTTCGCCTCCGTTTACTGGTACCAGCGAACCTCCACTCCCCCTGTCCGCCCGCCGTCGGCTCCGATCGCGCAGGCTCCTACCGCGCAGGCTCCCGAATCGACGCCCCGGATCGACGTTTCCCCCGAAGCGTCCCGCAGCGCCGCGAACGTCCCGCCCCCGGCGATCCGCCTCCCGCGCGGGAAAACGAAGACAGCAAAAAAGGAAGAAGCCCCTGCCGTGGCCAAACCCCGGACCTGGAACGCGGCGGACCTGCCGTCGGCGCCGGTGACCCTTGCGAGCACAAATTCCGAGCGGATCGTACCGGTCGCCCAGTTCAACGGGCCGACGACCGATCCCGCGGCGGCGGGAACCTCGGCCGGCGGGAGGGGTAGAGCCGATACGGAAGGAGGCGCGGATTTCCGCCTGTCGCGGTTCTTCGCCGCGCCCCCGTCCCGTCTCCTGCGCCCCCTGCCGTACGGACGGGACATCGTGGTGGACGTGGAACCGGGGAGCCGTGAGGGGGCGGAGGAGCGGATCGCCGAGGCGGCGATGCGGTTGGGCGGCATCTTCGAACGGATCGATCGCGGCGCCGGCGAGGCGGCTCCGAGCGCCTCGGGGATCGTCCGGGTGATCCTCCCCGAGTTCGCGGCGACACGGTTCCTCGAAGAGATGGGCCGGATCGGCAAGATCCCGCCGGAGGGGGCCCCGGCGGCGACCGACCTCCCCGCGGGCCCGCGGCCCGGCACGGTCGCCTACGCGGTCCACATCCGGGTCAGATGAACTCCCCTCCGGCGTAGCGGAGGGCGGCCTCCCTGAGGCGCGTCCGCTCCCGCAGGTACCTCTCCCGCATCTCGCGCAGCCACTCCCCGTGGCCATGCATCGACGCGTCCCCGCGCCAGCTGTGGGCCGGAGGAACGGTCCGAAGGAGCACCCGGCCGTCCTCCAAACGGACGCTGCCTCCGGCGCCGCACAGAAGGCAGTAGACCCGGTCGCCGCCGCGGAACTCGAAATATGTCCCGCCGCACTCCGTGCACGACGGGGACGCGGCCGGTCTCGGCACGGGGTCGACCAACGCTTCCGCCAGCGCGGCCCCCGAGGAGATCGCCTCCTCCAAGAGGAGCGCCTCCCCGGGCAGGGCGGCCCGGATCACGGCCCGCCCCTTCACGTTCATCCCCATCCCGTGGAGGAAGTTCTCGACGCCGAGGAGCGCGTGCCCCTCCCCGTCCCGCACGCCCGCGACGGCCACCGCCAGCGCCGGCTTTCCATCGAGCGCGTCGACGTGCTTCCAGAACTGCAGACCCCGGTCGAGGAACCGCTGCAGGGACGAGTTCGGCCCCCGCAGGTACGTCGGGGCGGCCACGATCAAGGCGTCGGCGGAGACGATCGCTTCCAGCACCGTTCCGAAATCGTCCTGCAAGGGACAATCCCCCGACAGGCAGCGGTAACACGCTTTGCAGGGACGAATCTCCTTCCCGGCGAGCCGCACGATGCGCAGCCGGACGGGAGGGGGGAGCTTTTCCGCGATCGCCTTGACGATCAGTTCGCAGTTCCCCATCTTCCGGGGAGACGCGACGATTCCGAGCAATTCCATCATTTCCCTCCCCGGTAAGCGTCGAAGATCGCCCGGAAGCGGCGGCATCCCTCGAACCGGAGGTACGGAATCACCTCCGCCGTCCCTTCCGGGCTCATCGGAACGAACTTCCCCTTGGCGCGGGCGCACACTTTCCCGCCGCAACGGATTTCCCCCTCGCAGTAGGAGAGCCTTCCCGCGTCCTCGAGAAGCCGGCTGCGGACCTCGATCTCCTCGCCGACCGGCGCGGGGGAGAGGAACTTCACCGTGAGCTCGCCGGTGACGTACAGGGGGTGCTTCTTGCCGAACACGGTGGCGGCCCACCCCATCGTTTCGTCGAGGAGCGCGGAAACGACCCCGCCGTGGGCGACGTTCTTGTACCCGTTGAGGTGGGGGGGGAGGATCACCCTTCCGAGGACTTCGTTCCCCTCCACGAAGAACCTTGCCCGGACTCCGGAGCGGTTCTCTTCCCCGCAGAGGAAACATCCCGAGGAGTGCGGCAGGTACTCCCTCTCAGACGGGTCCCGTGGCATACGGCTATCTTACCAGAGGCATGCTCCCCGTAAACGAAAAGGGCGCCACCCGATACGGGGCGGCGCCCGGGGAGCGGCCCTGCGCCGTCCTCAGCGGACGACGACTTCCTTGTTCATCAGCTTGAAGATAACGATGATGAGGATGATGAGGATCGCCAGCCCGATGAGGATCCCGACGGCGCTGTCCGCCCCCGCCGCCGCCCGGTCAGTCAGCGCCGCCAGGCGGTGCAGGTCCTGCGCGCTCATCGCCTTCACCTTCGCCATCGCTTCCGTGGGCGACACGCCGTAGTCGACCAGCTTCTGGACGACGACCTTGTTCTCGAGGAAGGACTGGACCTTCGCCATATCCTCCGCGCGGCTGCCCGTGTCGGAGAGGCTGGAGGCGATCACGCCCGCCTCGGCGACACCACGGACCGACCCGAGCACGCCCATCCACCCGGCCATCATCACCGCCACCACCACGAACCAGCCAGCCTTGCGCACCATCGCCATCGCACACCTCCCCATTGGGTTATCGTGCAAAGAAACGCCGTTCTCTTTTTCCGCAATTGTGGCAGATCCCCCGGGGCCCGGTCAACCCCGCCGTGCGTTCATTCGAGGACGCGGATCGGCATCACGATCATCGGGTGACCGGAAAAGACGAGCTTTTTCTGTGCGATAAACGCCGTCTGGTTGTGGAGCAGCTTGTTGAAGAAATTCTCCTCCTGGAAGACGAGCTGCCCGGCGAAGAAGACGACGTTGGGGAAATCGGCCGCGACATCCGGCGCCATCCCCTGGAGCACCTCGATCACGTCCGTGCCCACGCGGTACCGCGCCTCCGCGTAGTAGCCGTGACCCTTCACGAACTCGACGTAATTCGCGAGCTGCCCCCGCAGGTTTTCCGAGAGATTCTCGATCTCCGCCACCCCCTTGAACCGGCTGGTGTCGATCACACCCACGGACAGGAAGAGGAAGTTCCGGAACGTCCCGGGGAAGGACCGGATGATCGAGAAGAAGACGTGCATCCCGAGACCGTTGTACCCGGAAACGAGGATGGCGGCGGTGGGGGCCTGCCGCCGGACGATCGGCTCCTGGGCGGCCGCCGTCGTCAGGGAGGGAAGATTGAGGAGCAGGTCGTCGAGGCGGCGGAGATGTCCGGCCGCCTTGCGGTAGTGGCTTCGGATGACGAACGCCGCCGCGCAGAACGACCCCGTGATCAGCAGGGTGATCCAGCCGCCCTCGGGGAATTTCATCCAGATGGTGACGCAGAGGATCGACGCCGTGAGGAGGAAACCGAGCCCGTTGATCGCCAGCCCGGATCTCCACTCCCCTGCCGACGCACGGTCCTTCCACCAGTGCCGGCACATTCCGAACTGCGACAGGCTGAAAGTCAGGAAGACGTTGATGGAGTACATGATGACGAGGTACCGGACCGAGCCCCTGGTGATGAAGAGCATCAGGAACGCCATCCCCCCCATGAAGTAGACCCCGTACTTCGTCACCAGCCGCTCGGAGAGGTGGGCGAACCGGTGGGGCATGTAGGAGTCGACCGCCATGTTGGAGAGGACCTGCGGACCGCCGAGGAAGCCGGTCTGCGCCGCGACGAACAGCAGCACCGCCTCGGTGAGGAGGACGAAGGCGATCAGGAAATGCGCGCCGCTTCCCTGCCAGAAACCCGTCACCAGCCCGCCGAAAAGGACGGCGTTGAGCGTCTTTCCGTGGACGGGCGTAACGCCGTTCAGGACGTAGCCGAGGATGATCCCGCCCGCCATGAAGGCGAGGGAGAAGGCGAGATACGCCATCGCGCGCTTCCCCGTATGCACGCGCGGCTCCCGCAGCGTCTGCATCGAGTTGCTGACCGCCTCGATCCCGGTGTACGTGCCCGCGCCCATCGAATAGGCCCGAAGGAGAAGCGCCCCGACCCCCAGCCAGCCGATTTCCCGGGACGCGGCGGAGAGTTCGCCGGAAACTCGGACGGTCACGGCGGGAAGGTCGCCGGCGTGGCGGAACACGGCGTAGAGGATCAGCGGAACGTGGGTGAGCAGGAAGGCGACGAAGATCGGCGTGAGGGCGACGACCGATTCCTTGACCCCCCGCAGGTTGAGCCAGATGAGGAGGAAAAGGACGAGGACGATGAACCAGAACTTGTGGGCGAGCCACGACGCCGGAAGGAAGCTGAAGATGGCGTCCGCCCCCGCCGCAACCGAGATCGTGATCGTCAGGACGTAGTCGATGACGAGCGCCGAGCCCGAGACCACCCCCGCCTTCTCCCCGAGGAGCTTCGACGCGACGATGTACCCTCCGCCGCCGGAGGGGAACGCCTCGATGATCTGCGCGTAGCTCCCCGAGATGATGAAGACGGTGAGCACCGTGGCCGCCGCGACGAAAAGGGCGAGAACCGTGTGCCCCCCGAGGGCAAGGTACGCCTCCTCCGGGCCGTACGAGGAGGAGGAGATCCCGTCCGCGCCCAGCCCCACCCACGCGAAGAAGGCGATGAGGGAGACGTTGTGGAAGATCTTCGGGTCGAACAGGTCCCGGGGGGCGCCCAGCAGGACCCGCTTCACCCGCTCGTAGATCGGGATCCGGCGCATCATTTCCGACGGCCCCGG
Protein-coding regions in this window:
- a CDS encoding PaaI family thioesterase; amino-acid sequence: MPRDPSEREYLPHSSGCFLCGEENRSGVRARFFVEGNEVLGRVILPPHLNGYKNVAHGGVVSALLDETMGWAATVFGKKHPLYVTGELTVKFLSPAPVGEEIEVRSRLLEDAGRLSYCEGEIRCGGKVCARAKGKFVPMSPEGTAEVIPYLRFEGCRRFRAIFDAYRGGK
- a CDS encoding PA2779 family protein; protein product: MAMVRKAGWFVVVAVMMAGWMGVLGSVRGVAEAGVIASSLSDTGSRAEDMAKVQSFLENKVVVQKLVDYGVSPTEAMAKVKAMSAQDLHRLAALTDRAAAGADSAVGILIGLAILIILIIVIFKLMNKEVVVR
- a CDS encoding APC family permease; protein product: MMRRIPIYERVKRVLLGAPRDLFDPKIFHNVSLIAFFAWVGLGADGISSSSYGPEEAYLALGGHTVLALFVAAATVLTVFIISGSYAQIIEAFPSGGGGYIVASKLLGEKAGVVSGSALVIDYVLTITISVAAGADAIFSFLPASWLAHKFWFIVLVLFLLIWLNLRGVKESVVALTPIFVAFLLTHVPLILYAVFRHAGDLPAVTVRVSGELSAASREIGWLGVGALLLRAYSMGAGTYTGIEAVSNSMQTLREPRVHTGKRAMAYLAFSLAFMAGGIILGYVLNGVTPVHGKTLNAVLFGGLVTGFWQGSGAHFLIAFVLLTEAVLLFVAAQTGFLGGPQVLSNMAVDSYMPHRFAHLSERLVTKYGVYFMGGMAFLMLFITRGSVRYLVIMYSINVFLTFSLSQFGMCRHWWKDRASAGEWRSGLAINGLGFLLTASILCVTIWMKFPEGGWITLLITGSFCAAAFVIRSHYRKAAGHLRRLDDLLLNLPSLTTAAAQEPIVRRQAPTAAILVSGYNGLGMHVFFSIIRSFPGTFRNFLFLSVGVIDTSRFKGVAEIENLSENLRGQLANYVEFVKGHGYYAEARYRVGTDVIEVLQGMAPDVAADFPNVVFFAGQLVFQEENFFNKLLHNQTAFIAQKKLVFSGHPMIVMPIRVLE